One Pecten maximus chromosome 16, xPecMax1.1, whole genome shotgun sequence DNA window includes the following coding sequences:
- the LOC117345426 gene encoding chloride channel protein 2-like isoform X4 produces the protein MAEKQDLGYEQTLLYGKYSKDLGSFAKFQAKRLKKEKTDLGNIEKPKKGLYFYVVSHWILQKCTNVRDIVFRAVGEDWIFLALLGVLMALLSFTMDFIIEKCQEAKLWLYEEVAFSVGLQYLAWTFYSVIFILFATGFTHLVAPQAVGSGIPEMKTILRGVVLKEFLTFKTLLSKIVGLCSSLGSTLPIGKEGPFVHIASIVATLLGKLTSFRGIYENESRRTEMLAAACAVGVAGTFAAPIGGVLFSIEVTATYFAVRNYWRGFFAAVCGALVFRLLALWFKNEETITALFRTSLRTDFPFDALELLAYSFIGVVCGFGGALFILLHRKIILFTRKQKRMTVFLQKNRFIYPGLVAFMIASLTFPPGLGQFFAGNLTSRQAINELFSNITWTSGQADNLAEEEIISHWKHPDTNIYVNLVIFIVMNFWFGAICNTLPIPAGVFVPVFTVGAAFGRLVGEGMAAWFPGGIPSGNVVRKIVPGGYAVVGAASLSGSVTRTISTSVIVFELTGQISHVLPAVVAVLIANAIANQLQPSFYDSIIKLKRLPYLPDIVSSKSSTWNVYVEDIMVTDVQYVSFVSSYGHLKDLVTRSIHKSYPLVDSPDSMILLGSIQRFELERILMLHLSYDQKILMSNSDDDTPGTRTPNSELSTAQNSRAPSPAPIPTLMVTDSSPSRSSRFQVQKVDEVQGGASKLPNPLKMRFSKSSSSLTEMSEEAKEEQTYHTLQLPLRSILKNSTSTSSMGKASSTSDLKSSINAYYDQFRNQRKDSIVEDMPFVINKGSFQNLAKKVRLPPEPVRVKNLSADQQQEWEEQQLMEIIDWEGCQIDPAPFQLVERTSLHKVHSLFSLLGLNHAYVTNAGKLVGVCGLKELRKAIQGRIDAQANGQTDEEEEDSEVEDIDPQDLKVVPSINQDYTLVNTTNPQLSEGTELHTFNLSEV, from the exons AAAAATGTACCAATGTGCGGGACATCGTGTTCCGAGCGGTCGGAGAAGACTGGATATTCCTGGCACTACTGGGAGTCCTCATGGCCTTGCTCAGCTTTACAATGGATTTCATTATAGAGAAATGCCAGGAAG CCAAATTATGGTTGTACGAGGAGGTAGCCTTTTCAGTGGGACTACAGTACCTAGCCTGGACATTTTACTCTGTCATATTCATCCTGTTTGCGACAGGATTCACACATTTGGTAGCTCCACAGGCCGTAG GATCTGGTATTCCGGAGATGAAGACGATCCTTAGAGGTGTGGTACTGAAGGAGTTcttaacatttaaaacattgttgTCCAAGATCGTTGGACTTTGTTCATCCTTGGGGAGCACACTTCCTATAGGGAAAGAG GGACCATTTGTACACATAGCTAGTATAGTAGCCACACTACTCGGAAAGCTGACATCCTTCCGAGGGATATACGAG AATGAGTCTCGGCGTACAGAGATGCTCGCTGCTGCGTGTGCTGTTGGGGTGGCTGGAACATTTGCAGCACCAATTGGTG GTGTTCTGTTTAGTATAGAAGTAACAGCGACCTATTTTGCGGTGAGAAACTACTGGAGAGGATTCTTCGCTGCAGTGTGTGGTGCCCTCGTATTTAGACTGTTAGCTTTGTGGTTTAAAAATGAAG AGACCATCACAGCATTATTTAGGACGTCGTTGAGAACAGATTTCCCATTTGATGCCTTAGAATTATTAGCTTATTCATTTATAGG AGTCGTGTGTGGCTTTGGAGGGGCCTTATTTATATTACTGCAtagaaaaatcattttatttacaaGAAAACAGAAAAGAATGACAGTATTTTTACAGAAAAA TCGTTTTATATATCCCGGGCTGGTTGCCTTCATGATTGCATCCCTCACATTCCCTCCAGGCCTTGGCCAGTTTTTCGCAGGAAAT TTAACGAGTCGACAGGCCATCAATGAGTTATTTAGTAACATTACCTGGACGTCGGGTCAGGCAGACAATTTGGCCGAGGAGGAAATCATCAGTCACTGGAAACACCCTGACACCAACATCTACGTTAACCTCGTCATTTTCATTGTTATGAAT TTTTGGTTTGGGGctatatgtaatacattacctATACCAGCTGGAGTGTTCGTGCCTGTATTTACAGTAGGAGCAGCTTTTGGGCGTCTGGTAGGGGAGGGAATGGCAGCATGGTTTCCGGGTGGTATTCCATCAGGAAATGTGGTCCGCAAAATTGTTCCTGGAGGTTATGCTGTTGTGG GGGCAGCATCTTTATCGGGAAGTGTTACGCGGACTATATCAACGTCTGTGATCGTGTTTGAGCTGACTGGTCAGATCAGCCACGTGTTACCTGCTGTG GTAGCTGTGCTTATAGCTAATGCCATAGCCAATCAGCTGCAGCCTTCCTTTTATGACAGTATCATCAAACTGAAGCGCCTTCCGTACCTACCTGATATTGTGTCTTCCAAATCAAG TACATGGAATGTTTATGTAGAAGATATTATGGTCACAGATGTCCAGTACGTGTCCTTTGTGTCCAGTTACGGTCACCTGAAGGACCTTGTGACCAGGTCCATCCACAAAAGTTACCCTCTAGTGGACTCACCAG ATTCCATGATATTACTCGGCTCTATTCAGCGATTTGAACTGGAGCGCATCCTCATGCTACACTTGAGTTATGACCAAAAAATCCTCATGAGTAATTCTGATGACGATACACCAGGGACTCGGACCCCTAATTCCGAGTTATCCACTGCTCAAAACTCCAGAGCCCCTTCACCTGCTCCCATTCCAACCCTCATGGTCACCGATTCCTCTCCCTCCAGATCCTCAAGGTTCCAGGTTCAAAAGGTCGATGAAGTACAAGGGGGAGCAAGTAAACTGCCAAACCCTTTAAAAATGAGATTTTCAAAATCG TCCAGCAGTTTGACAGAAATGTCAGAAGAAGCGAAGGAGGAACAAACATATCATACTCTCCAACTTCCTCTCCGCTCCATCCTCAAAAACTCCACCTCAACATCAAGTATGGGCAAAGCAAGCAGCACTAGTGACCTCAAAT CCTCTATAAACGCGTACTATGACCAGTTCAGGAACCAAAGGAAGGACAGTATTGTGGAGGACATGCCCTTCGTAATCAAT AAAGGAAGTTTCCAGAATCTTGCCAAGAAAGTACGATTG CCACCGGAGCCAGTTAGGGTGAAAAACCTTTCAGCAGACCAG CAACAAGAGTGGGAGGAGCAGCAGCTGATGGAGATCATTGATTGGGAAGGATGTCAGATAGACCCCGCCCCCTTCCAGCTGGTGGAGCGTACATCATTACATAAG GTCCATTCGCTGTTCTCACTGTTGGGTCTGAACCATGCTTATGTTACCAACGCTGGCAAGTTGGTGGGCGTGTGTGGACTCAAAGAG TTACGGAAAGCCATCCAAGGACGTATTGATGCCCAGGCGAACGGTCAGACAgacgaggaggaggaggacAGCGAAGTGGAGGATATTGATCCTCAGGATCTCAAGGTTGTGCCTTCCATCAACCAAGACTATACCTTGGTCAACACTACCAACCCACAACTCTCTGAAGGAACAGAACTACACACCTTTAATCTGTCGGAAGTGTAA
- the LOC117345426 gene encoding chloride channel protein 2-like isoform X5, producing MAEKQDLGYEQTLLYGKYSKDLGSFAKFQAKRLKKEKTDLGNIEKPKKGLYFYVEKCTNVRDIVFRAVGEDWIFLALLGVLMALLSFTMDFIIEKCQEAKLWLYEEVAFSVGLQYLAWTFYSVIFILFATGFTHLVAPQAVGSGIPEMKTILRGVVLKEFLTFKTLLSKIVGLCSSLGSTLPIGKEGPFVHIASIVATLLGKLTSFRGIYENESRRTEMLAAACAVGVAGTFAAPIGGVLFSIEVTATYFAVRNYWRGFFAAVCGALVFRLLALWFKNEETITALFRTSLRTDFPFDALELLAYSFIGVVCGFGGALFILLHRKIILFTRKQKRMTVFLQKNRFIYPGLVAFMIASLTFPPGLGQFFAGNLTSRQAINELFSNITWTSGQADNLAEEEIISHWKHPDTNIYVNLVIFIVMNFWFGAICNTLPIPAGVFVPVFTVGAAFGRLVGEGMAAWFPGGIPSGNVVRKIVPGGYAVVGAASLSGSVTRTISTSVIVFELTGQISHVLPAVVAVLIANAIANQLQPSFYDSIIKLKRLPYLPDIVSSKSSTWNVYVEDIMVTDVQYVSFVSSYGHLKDLVTRSIHKSYPLVDSPDSMILLGSIQRFELERILMLHLSYDQKILMSNSDDDTPGTRTPNSELSTAQNSRAPSPAPIPTLMVTDSSPSRSSRFQVQKVDEVQGGASKLPNPLKMRFSKSSSSLTEMSEEAKEEQTYHTLQLPLRSILKNSTSTSSMGKASSTSDLKSSINAYYDQFRNQRKDSIVEDMPFVINKGSFQNLAKKVRLPPEPVRVKNLSADQQQEWEEQQLMEIIDWEGCQIDPAPFQLVERTSLHKVHSLFSLLGLNHAYVTNAGKLVGVCGLKELRKAIQGRIDAQANGQTDEEEEDSEVEDIDPQDLKVVPSINQDYTLVNTTNPQLSEGTELHTFNLSEV from the exons AAAAATGTACCAATGTGCGGGACATCGTGTTCCGAGCGGTCGGAGAAGACTGGATATTCCTGGCACTACTGGGAGTCCTCATGGCCTTGCTCAGCTTTACAATGGATTTCATTATAGAGAAATGCCAGGAAG CCAAATTATGGTTGTACGAGGAGGTAGCCTTTTCAGTGGGACTACAGTACCTAGCCTGGACATTTTACTCTGTCATATTCATCCTGTTTGCGACAGGATTCACACATTTGGTAGCTCCACAGGCCGTAG GATCTGGTATTCCGGAGATGAAGACGATCCTTAGAGGTGTGGTACTGAAGGAGTTcttaacatttaaaacattgttgTCCAAGATCGTTGGACTTTGTTCATCCTTGGGGAGCACACTTCCTATAGGGAAAGAG GGACCATTTGTACACATAGCTAGTATAGTAGCCACACTACTCGGAAAGCTGACATCCTTCCGAGGGATATACGAG AATGAGTCTCGGCGTACAGAGATGCTCGCTGCTGCGTGTGCTGTTGGGGTGGCTGGAACATTTGCAGCACCAATTGGTG GTGTTCTGTTTAGTATAGAAGTAACAGCGACCTATTTTGCGGTGAGAAACTACTGGAGAGGATTCTTCGCTGCAGTGTGTGGTGCCCTCGTATTTAGACTGTTAGCTTTGTGGTTTAAAAATGAAG AGACCATCACAGCATTATTTAGGACGTCGTTGAGAACAGATTTCCCATTTGATGCCTTAGAATTATTAGCTTATTCATTTATAGG AGTCGTGTGTGGCTTTGGAGGGGCCTTATTTATATTACTGCAtagaaaaatcattttatttacaaGAAAACAGAAAAGAATGACAGTATTTTTACAGAAAAA TCGTTTTATATATCCCGGGCTGGTTGCCTTCATGATTGCATCCCTCACATTCCCTCCAGGCCTTGGCCAGTTTTTCGCAGGAAAT TTAACGAGTCGACAGGCCATCAATGAGTTATTTAGTAACATTACCTGGACGTCGGGTCAGGCAGACAATTTGGCCGAGGAGGAAATCATCAGTCACTGGAAACACCCTGACACCAACATCTACGTTAACCTCGTCATTTTCATTGTTATGAAT TTTTGGTTTGGGGctatatgtaatacattacctATACCAGCTGGAGTGTTCGTGCCTGTATTTACAGTAGGAGCAGCTTTTGGGCGTCTGGTAGGGGAGGGAATGGCAGCATGGTTTCCGGGTGGTATTCCATCAGGAAATGTGGTCCGCAAAATTGTTCCTGGAGGTTATGCTGTTGTGG GGGCAGCATCTTTATCGGGAAGTGTTACGCGGACTATATCAACGTCTGTGATCGTGTTTGAGCTGACTGGTCAGATCAGCCACGTGTTACCTGCTGTG GTAGCTGTGCTTATAGCTAATGCCATAGCCAATCAGCTGCAGCCTTCCTTTTATGACAGTATCATCAAACTGAAGCGCCTTCCGTACCTACCTGATATTGTGTCTTCCAAATCAAG TACATGGAATGTTTATGTAGAAGATATTATGGTCACAGATGTCCAGTACGTGTCCTTTGTGTCCAGTTACGGTCACCTGAAGGACCTTGTGACCAGGTCCATCCACAAAAGTTACCCTCTAGTGGACTCACCAG ATTCCATGATATTACTCGGCTCTATTCAGCGATTTGAACTGGAGCGCATCCTCATGCTACACTTGAGTTATGACCAAAAAATCCTCATGAGTAATTCTGATGACGATACACCAGGGACTCGGACCCCTAATTCCGAGTTATCCACTGCTCAAAACTCCAGAGCCCCTTCACCTGCTCCCATTCCAACCCTCATGGTCACCGATTCCTCTCCCTCCAGATCCTCAAGGTTCCAGGTTCAAAAGGTCGATGAAGTACAAGGGGGAGCAAGTAAACTGCCAAACCCTTTAAAAATGAGATTTTCAAAATCG TCCAGCAGTTTGACAGAAATGTCAGAAGAAGCGAAGGAGGAACAAACATATCATACTCTCCAACTTCCTCTCCGCTCCATCCTCAAAAACTCCACCTCAACATCAAGTATGGGCAAAGCAAGCAGCACTAGTGACCTCAAAT CCTCTATAAACGCGTACTATGACCAGTTCAGGAACCAAAGGAAGGACAGTATTGTGGAGGACATGCCCTTCGTAATCAAT AAAGGAAGTTTCCAGAATCTTGCCAAGAAAGTACGATTG CCACCGGAGCCAGTTAGGGTGAAAAACCTTTCAGCAGACCAG CAACAAGAGTGGGAGGAGCAGCAGCTGATGGAGATCATTGATTGGGAAGGATGTCAGATAGACCCCGCCCCCTTCCAGCTGGTGGAGCGTACATCATTACATAAG GTCCATTCGCTGTTCTCACTGTTGGGTCTGAACCATGCTTATGTTACCAACGCTGGCAAGTTGGTGGGCGTGTGTGGACTCAAAGAG TTACGGAAAGCCATCCAAGGACGTATTGATGCCCAGGCGAACGGTCAGACAgacgaggaggaggaggacAGCGAAGTGGAGGATATTGATCCTCAGGATCTCAAGGTTGTGCCTTCCATCAACCAAGACTATACCTTGGTCAACACTACCAACCCACAACTCTCTGAAGGAACAGAACTACACACCTTTAATCTGTCGGAAGTGTAA
- the LOC117345426 gene encoding chloride channel protein 2-like isoform X2 — MAEKQDLGYEQTLLYGKYSKDLGSFAKFQAKRLKKEKTDLGNIEKPKKGLYFYVVSHWILQKCTNVRDIVFRAVGEDWIFLALLGVLMALLSFTMDFIIEKCQEAKLWLYEEVAFSVGLQYLAWTFYSVIFILFATGFTHLVAPQAVGSGIPEMKTILRGVVLKEFLTFKTLLSKIVGLCSSLGSTLPIGKEGPFVHIASIVATLLGKLTSFRGIYENESRRTEMLAAACAVGVAGTFAAPIGGVLFSIEVTATYFAVRNYWRGFFAAVCGALVFRLLALWFKNEETITALFRTSLRTDFPFDALELLAYSFIGVVCGFGGALFILLHRKIILFTRKQKRMTVFLQKNRFIYPGLVAFMIASLTFPPGLGQFFAGNLTSRQAINELFSNITWTSGQADNLAEEEIISHWKHPDTNIYVNLVIFIVMNFWFGAICNTLPIPAGVFVPVFTVGAAFGRLVGEGMAAWFPGGIPSGNVVRKIVPGGYAVVGAASLSGSVTRTISTSVIVFELTGQISHVLPAVVAVLIANAIANQLQPSFYDSIIKLKRLPYLPDIVSSKSSTWNVYVEDIMVTDVQYVSFVSSYGHLKDLVTRSIHKSYPLVDSPDSMILLGSIQRFELERILMLHLSYDQKILMSNSDDDTPGTRTPNSELSTAQNSRAPSPAPIPTLMVTDSSPSRSSRFQVQKVDEVQGGASKLPNPLKMRFSKSSSSLTEMSEEAKEEQTYHTLQLPLRSILKNSTSTSSMGKASSTSDLKSSINAYYDQFRNQRKDSIVEDMPFVINKGSFQNLAKKVRLKRPPEPVRVKNLSADQQQEWEEQQLMEIIDWEGCQIDPAPFQLVERTSLHKVHSLFSLLGLNHAYVTNAGKLVGVCGLKELRKAIQGRIDAQANGQTDEEEEDSEVEDIDPQDLKVVPSINQDYTLVNTTNPQLSEGTELHTFNLSEV; from the exons AAAAATGTACCAATGTGCGGGACATCGTGTTCCGAGCGGTCGGAGAAGACTGGATATTCCTGGCACTACTGGGAGTCCTCATGGCCTTGCTCAGCTTTACAATGGATTTCATTATAGAGAAATGCCAGGAAG CCAAATTATGGTTGTACGAGGAGGTAGCCTTTTCAGTGGGACTACAGTACCTAGCCTGGACATTTTACTCTGTCATATTCATCCTGTTTGCGACAGGATTCACACATTTGGTAGCTCCACAGGCCGTAG GATCTGGTATTCCGGAGATGAAGACGATCCTTAGAGGTGTGGTACTGAAGGAGTTcttaacatttaaaacattgttgTCCAAGATCGTTGGACTTTGTTCATCCTTGGGGAGCACACTTCCTATAGGGAAAGAG GGACCATTTGTACACATAGCTAGTATAGTAGCCACACTACTCGGAAAGCTGACATCCTTCCGAGGGATATACGAG AATGAGTCTCGGCGTACAGAGATGCTCGCTGCTGCGTGTGCTGTTGGGGTGGCTGGAACATTTGCAGCACCAATTGGTG GTGTTCTGTTTAGTATAGAAGTAACAGCGACCTATTTTGCGGTGAGAAACTACTGGAGAGGATTCTTCGCTGCAGTGTGTGGTGCCCTCGTATTTAGACTGTTAGCTTTGTGGTTTAAAAATGAAG AGACCATCACAGCATTATTTAGGACGTCGTTGAGAACAGATTTCCCATTTGATGCCTTAGAATTATTAGCTTATTCATTTATAGG AGTCGTGTGTGGCTTTGGAGGGGCCTTATTTATATTACTGCAtagaaaaatcattttatttacaaGAAAACAGAAAAGAATGACAGTATTTTTACAGAAAAA TCGTTTTATATATCCCGGGCTGGTTGCCTTCATGATTGCATCCCTCACATTCCCTCCAGGCCTTGGCCAGTTTTTCGCAGGAAAT TTAACGAGTCGACAGGCCATCAATGAGTTATTTAGTAACATTACCTGGACGTCGGGTCAGGCAGACAATTTGGCCGAGGAGGAAATCATCAGTCACTGGAAACACCCTGACACCAACATCTACGTTAACCTCGTCATTTTCATTGTTATGAAT TTTTGGTTTGGGGctatatgtaatacattacctATACCAGCTGGAGTGTTCGTGCCTGTATTTACAGTAGGAGCAGCTTTTGGGCGTCTGGTAGGGGAGGGAATGGCAGCATGGTTTCCGGGTGGTATTCCATCAGGAAATGTGGTCCGCAAAATTGTTCCTGGAGGTTATGCTGTTGTGG GGGCAGCATCTTTATCGGGAAGTGTTACGCGGACTATATCAACGTCTGTGATCGTGTTTGAGCTGACTGGTCAGATCAGCCACGTGTTACCTGCTGTG GTAGCTGTGCTTATAGCTAATGCCATAGCCAATCAGCTGCAGCCTTCCTTTTATGACAGTATCATCAAACTGAAGCGCCTTCCGTACCTACCTGATATTGTGTCTTCCAAATCAAG TACATGGAATGTTTATGTAGAAGATATTATGGTCACAGATGTCCAGTACGTGTCCTTTGTGTCCAGTTACGGTCACCTGAAGGACCTTGTGACCAGGTCCATCCACAAAAGTTACCCTCTAGTGGACTCACCAG ATTCCATGATATTACTCGGCTCTATTCAGCGATTTGAACTGGAGCGCATCCTCATGCTACACTTGAGTTATGACCAAAAAATCCTCATGAGTAATTCTGATGACGATACACCAGGGACTCGGACCCCTAATTCCGAGTTATCCACTGCTCAAAACTCCAGAGCCCCTTCACCTGCTCCCATTCCAACCCTCATGGTCACCGATTCCTCTCCCTCCAGATCCTCAAGGTTCCAGGTTCAAAAGGTCGATGAAGTACAAGGGGGAGCAAGTAAACTGCCAAACCCTTTAAAAATGAGATTTTCAAAATCG TCCAGCAGTTTGACAGAAATGTCAGAAGAAGCGAAGGAGGAACAAACATATCATACTCTCCAACTTCCTCTCCGCTCCATCCTCAAAAACTCCACCTCAACATCAAGTATGGGCAAAGCAAGCAGCACTAGTGACCTCAAAT CCTCTATAAACGCGTACTATGACCAGTTCAGGAACCAAAGGAAGGACAGTATTGTGGAGGACATGCCCTTCGTAATCAAT AAAGGAAGTTTCCAGAATCTTGCCAAGAAAGTACGATTG AAACGT CCACCGGAGCCAGTTAGGGTGAAAAACCTTTCAGCAGACCAG CAACAAGAGTGGGAGGAGCAGCAGCTGATGGAGATCATTGATTGGGAAGGATGTCAGATAGACCCCGCCCCCTTCCAGCTGGTGGAGCGTACATCATTACATAAG GTCCATTCGCTGTTCTCACTGTTGGGTCTGAACCATGCTTATGTTACCAACGCTGGCAAGTTGGTGGGCGTGTGTGGACTCAAAGAG TTACGGAAAGCCATCCAAGGACGTATTGATGCCCAGGCGAACGGTCAGACAgacgaggaggaggaggacAGCGAAGTGGAGGATATTGATCCTCAGGATCTCAAGGTTGTGCCTTCCATCAACCAAGACTATACCTTGGTCAACACTACCAACCCACAACTCTCTGAAGGAACAGAACTACACACCTTTAATCTGTCGGAAGTGTAA
- the LOC117345426 gene encoding chloride channel protein 2-like isoform X3, which translates to MAEKQDLGYEQTLLYGKYSKDLGSFAKFQAKRLKKEKTDLGNIEKPKKGLYFYVEKCTNVRDIVFRAVGEDWIFLALLGVLMALLSFTMDFIIEKCQEAKLWLYEEVAFSVGLQYLAWTFYSVIFILFATGFTHLVAPQAVGSGIPEMKTILRGVVLKEFLTFKTLLSKIVGLCSSLGSTLPIGKEGPFVHIASIVATLLGKLTSFRGIYENESRRTEMLAAACAVGVAGTFAAPIGGVLFSIEVTATYFAVRNYWRGFFAAVCGALVFRLLALWFKNEETITALFRTSLRTDFPFDALELLAYSFIGVVCGFGGALFILLHRKIILFTRKQKRMTVFLQKNRFIYPGLVAFMIASLTFPPGLGQFFAGNLTSRQAINELFSNITWTSGQADNLAEEEIISHWKHPDTNIYVNLVIFIVMNFWFGAICNTLPIPAGVFVPVFTVGAAFGRLVGEGMAAWFPGGIPSGNVVRKIVPGGYAVVGAASLSGSVTRTISTSVIVFELTGQISHVLPAVVAVLIANAIANQLQPSFYDSIIKLKRLPYLPDIVSSKSSTWNVYVEDIMVTDVQYVSFVSSYGHLKDLVTRSIHKSYPLVDSPDSMILLGSIQRFELERILMLHLSYDQKILMSNSDDDTPGTRTPNSELSTAQNSRAPSPAPIPTLMVTDSSPSRSSRFQVQKVDEVQGGASKLPNPLKMRFSKSSSSLTEMSEEAKEEQTYHTLQLPLRSILKNSTSTSSMGKASSTSDLKSSINAYYDQFRNQRKDSIVEDMPFVINKGSFQNLAKKVRLTGYKSLGCPPEPVRVKNLSADQQQEWEEQQLMEIIDWEGCQIDPAPFQLVERTSLHKVHSLFSLLGLNHAYVTNAGKLVGVCGLKELRKAIQGRIDAQANGQTDEEEEDSEVEDIDPQDLKVVPSINQDYTLVNTTNPQLSEGTELHTFNLSEV; encoded by the exons AAAAATGTACCAATGTGCGGGACATCGTGTTCCGAGCGGTCGGAGAAGACTGGATATTCCTGGCACTACTGGGAGTCCTCATGGCCTTGCTCAGCTTTACAATGGATTTCATTATAGAGAAATGCCAGGAAG CCAAATTATGGTTGTACGAGGAGGTAGCCTTTTCAGTGGGACTACAGTACCTAGCCTGGACATTTTACTCTGTCATATTCATCCTGTTTGCGACAGGATTCACACATTTGGTAGCTCCACAGGCCGTAG GATCTGGTATTCCGGAGATGAAGACGATCCTTAGAGGTGTGGTACTGAAGGAGTTcttaacatttaaaacattgttgTCCAAGATCGTTGGACTTTGTTCATCCTTGGGGAGCACACTTCCTATAGGGAAAGAG GGACCATTTGTACACATAGCTAGTATAGTAGCCACACTACTCGGAAAGCTGACATCCTTCCGAGGGATATACGAG AATGAGTCTCGGCGTACAGAGATGCTCGCTGCTGCGTGTGCTGTTGGGGTGGCTGGAACATTTGCAGCACCAATTGGTG GTGTTCTGTTTAGTATAGAAGTAACAGCGACCTATTTTGCGGTGAGAAACTACTGGAGAGGATTCTTCGCTGCAGTGTGTGGTGCCCTCGTATTTAGACTGTTAGCTTTGTGGTTTAAAAATGAAG AGACCATCACAGCATTATTTAGGACGTCGTTGAGAACAGATTTCCCATTTGATGCCTTAGAATTATTAGCTTATTCATTTATAGG AGTCGTGTGTGGCTTTGGAGGGGCCTTATTTATATTACTGCAtagaaaaatcattttatttacaaGAAAACAGAAAAGAATGACAGTATTTTTACAGAAAAA TCGTTTTATATATCCCGGGCTGGTTGCCTTCATGATTGCATCCCTCACATTCCCTCCAGGCCTTGGCCAGTTTTTCGCAGGAAAT TTAACGAGTCGACAGGCCATCAATGAGTTATTTAGTAACATTACCTGGACGTCGGGTCAGGCAGACAATTTGGCCGAGGAGGAAATCATCAGTCACTGGAAACACCCTGACACCAACATCTACGTTAACCTCGTCATTTTCATTGTTATGAAT TTTTGGTTTGGGGctatatgtaatacattacctATACCAGCTGGAGTGTTCGTGCCTGTATTTACAGTAGGAGCAGCTTTTGGGCGTCTGGTAGGGGAGGGAATGGCAGCATGGTTTCCGGGTGGTATTCCATCAGGAAATGTGGTCCGCAAAATTGTTCCTGGAGGTTATGCTGTTGTGG GGGCAGCATCTTTATCGGGAAGTGTTACGCGGACTATATCAACGTCTGTGATCGTGTTTGAGCTGACTGGTCAGATCAGCCACGTGTTACCTGCTGTG GTAGCTGTGCTTATAGCTAATGCCATAGCCAATCAGCTGCAGCCTTCCTTTTATGACAGTATCATCAAACTGAAGCGCCTTCCGTACCTACCTGATATTGTGTCTTCCAAATCAAG TACATGGAATGTTTATGTAGAAGATATTATGGTCACAGATGTCCAGTACGTGTCCTTTGTGTCCAGTTACGGTCACCTGAAGGACCTTGTGACCAGGTCCATCCACAAAAGTTACCCTCTAGTGGACTCACCAG ATTCCATGATATTACTCGGCTCTATTCAGCGATTTGAACTGGAGCGCATCCTCATGCTACACTTGAGTTATGACCAAAAAATCCTCATGAGTAATTCTGATGACGATACACCAGGGACTCGGACCCCTAATTCCGAGTTATCCACTGCTCAAAACTCCAGAGCCCCTTCACCTGCTCCCATTCCAACCCTCATGGTCACCGATTCCTCTCCCTCCAGATCCTCAAGGTTCCAGGTTCAAAAGGTCGATGAAGTACAAGGGGGAGCAAGTAAACTGCCAAACCCTTTAAAAATGAGATTTTCAAAATCG TCCAGCAGTTTGACAGAAATGTCAGAAGAAGCGAAGGAGGAACAAACATATCATACTCTCCAACTTCCTCTCCGCTCCATCCTCAAAAACTCCACCTCAACATCAAGTATGGGCAAAGCAAGCAGCACTAGTGACCTCAAAT CCTCTATAAACGCGTACTATGACCAGTTCAGGAACCAAAGGAAGGACAGTATTGTGGAGGACATGCCCTTCGTAATCAAT AAAGGAAGTTTCCAGAATCTTGCCAAGAAAGTACGATTG ACAGGTTATAAGTCCCTTGGTTGT CCACCGGAGCCAGTTAGGGTGAAAAACCTTTCAGCAGACCAG CAACAAGAGTGGGAGGAGCAGCAGCTGATGGAGATCATTGATTGGGAAGGATGTCAGATAGACCCCGCCCCCTTCCAGCTGGTGGAGCGTACATCATTACATAAG GTCCATTCGCTGTTCTCACTGTTGGGTCTGAACCATGCTTATGTTACCAACGCTGGCAAGTTGGTGGGCGTGTGTGGACTCAAAGAG TTACGGAAAGCCATCCAAGGACGTATTGATGCCCAGGCGAACGGTCAGACAgacgaggaggaggaggacAGCGAAGTGGAGGATATTGATCCTCAGGATCTCAAGGTTGTGCCTTCCATCAACCAAGACTATACCTTGGTCAACACTACCAACCCACAACTCTCTGAAGGAACAGAACTACACACCTTTAATCTGTCGGAAGTGTAA